The proteins below come from a single Ptychodera flava strain L36383 chromosome 6, AS_Pfla_20210202, whole genome shotgun sequence genomic window:
- the LOC139135700 gene encoding uncharacterized protein, translating to MFVFPTLAIFTFLSIIPFVETNQCMECTQQVNSKVYPCTVHGPLSDNECSVIPFFNPVEDSRLPLRPTNVKLREEISTFGDTDFPGVIVDMDLDLTHASEYIQGIQFILRGLTKHELDYQFTYFGQEACHFFNLTDADLKYDHETGVDKLSYTYACMLALSPSCRYELEIIVHPMSKSGLKSNNITHFITPTCESYPNIFDCKHYSEEDRRLNWGPIFILNDANYSTVEVVFDLPPEKYNMDAFRILLCKVINGSISTRECVGDTRDQTQLVNRMITIGNTTINVASWTFYEVQPGTYATKVRPRPSNTSVCKKAGGTQDLCVVTNSEHFQVIASPCDDMPCGNNGTCIPSGSNHKCSCDDGFVVVEGKCRPNQPTKSTTLKIVVAVAGSVFAVILLVVGIKCYRRYKADGDQPVEPSTEPPRQNGWTDIYSTDHTQPCTDKNCGGDLKANGNERYPLKKSRPHMNSHGGNVTLTGFNHRSRLAGDCPASVVLLSSDDTERHKNTVEALGRFWTACGIKVTIPAWYDAEIATTQPLPWYTGVSKEVNKIVLVVSEGVKRLWENLEAGRKNPVSGVNSVGQFTAAHVNNIVLNIAIDLMCKDAEQGKSSPRHGKYVEVLLPYSPRDQVITMGRQYDFPKDMEFLHLYFSGSQESEVNRIRKVPHVIKLFNDGYEGVKLRSSIDEMISYVDTNPNWYQDEHGNGRASGSSLSNRGSVADRSSSSMSDETPGEISGLLCSTNNREFVV from the exons ATGTTTGTGTTTCCGACGCTTGCAATCTTCACTtttctatcgattattccattTGTGGAAACAAACCAATGCATGGAATGCACACAACAG GTTAATTCTAAAGTGTACCCTTGTACAGTACATGGCCCAT TGTCTGACAACGAGTGTTCCGTTATCCCTTTCTTCAATCCGGTCGAGGATTCCAGGCTACCTCTGCGACCAACCAATGTCAAACTAAGGGAGGAAATCAGTACTTTCGGGGATACGGACTTTCCTGGCGTTATCGTAGATATGGACCTGGATCTTACACACG CGTCTGAGTACATACAAGGAATACAGTTCATTCTGAGGGGATTGACAAAGCACGAATTAGATTATCAGTTTACATATTTTGGACAGGAAGCCTGCCATTTTTTCAATCTTACAGATGCGGACCTTAAATACGATCAC GAAACCGGAGTGGACAAGTTATCGTACACCTATGCTTGTATGTTGGCGCTCTCTCCATCTTGTCGATATGAGCTAGAAATAATCGTTCATCCGATGTCGAAGTCAGGATTGAAGAGCAATAACATCACACACTTCATCACGCCAA CCTGTGAGAGTTACCCGAACATCTTCGACTGTAAACATTACTCGGAAG AGGACAGACGTCTAAATTGGGGTCCAATATTTATCCTGAATGATGCCAATTACTCGACGGTGGAAGTTGTCTTCGACTTGCCGCCCGAGAAGTACAATATGGACGCCTTTAGGATTCTTCTATGTAAAGTCATCAACGGGAGCATATCTACAAGGGAATGTGTTGGCGACACAAGGGATCAAACACAATTG GTTAACAGAATGATTACAATCGGAAATACAACAATAAATGTGGCGTCATGGACATTCTACGAAGTTCAGCCCGGGACTTACGCCACCAAG GTTAGGCCGAGACCATCCAATACCTCTGTTTGCAAGAAAGCTGGTGGAACTCAAGACCTTTGCGTAGTAACTAATTCTGAACACTTTCAGGTTATAG CAAGTCCATGTGATGACATGCCGTGTGGAAACAATGGCACATGTATCCCAAGTGGAAGTAACCATAAATGTAGCTGTGACGACGGTTTTGTAGTTGTGGAGGGAAAGTGCAGGCCCAATC AACCAACGAAAAGCACGACACTTAAGATAGTAGTGGCTGTTGCCGGAAGTGTATTCGCCGTGATTCTGCTTGTTGTTGGGATAAAGTGCTACCGTCGGTACAAGGCAGACGGTGATCAACCAGTTGAACCATCAACTGAACCGCCAAGACAAAATGGTTGGACGGACATATACTCAACGGACCATACTCAACCGTGCACTGACAAAAATTGTGGAGGGGATTTGAAGGCAAACGGTAACGAAAGATATCCTCTTAAAAAATCAAGGCCTCACATGAATAGTCACGGTGGAAACGTCACACTCACCGGTTTTAATCACCGCTCCAGATTGG CGGGGGACTGTCCTGCCAGCGTGGTGTTACTGAGCTCTGACGATACTGAACGACACAAGAATACAGTCGAGGCACTGGGTAGGTTCTGGACGGCGTGTGGCATTAAGGTAACCATTCCAGCGTGGTACGACGCGGAAATTGCGACAACGCAACCGTTGCCTTGGTACACTGGAGTGTCCAAGGAGGTGAACAAAATAGTTCTAGTTGTCTCCGAAGGTGTCAAGAGGCTGTGGGAAAACCTGGAGGCGGGAAGAAAAAACCCGGTATCCGGCGTCAATTCTGTCGGTCAGTTTACCGCTGCTCATGTAAATAATATCGTGTTGAACATCGCTATAGATTTGATGTGCAAAGATGCGGAGCAGGGCAAGAGTAGTCCTCGCCACGGCAAATATGTAGAAGTACTCCTGCCTTATTCTCCGCGAGATCAGGTGATTACAATGGGAAGGCAGTATGACTTTCCCAAGGACATGGAGTTTCTGCACCTGTACTTCAGTGGTTCCCAGGAAAGTGAAGTCAACCGTATAAGGAAGGTTCCCCATGTCATCAAGTTGTTCAATGATGGCTACGAGGGTGTTAAACTGAGGAGTAGCATTGATGAGATGATCAGTTATGTCGATACAAATCCAAACTGGTATCAGGACGAACATGGAAATGGCCGGGCGTCGGGCTCCTCTTTGTCGAACAGGGGCTCTGTTGCAGATCGTAGTAGCTCGTCGATGTCGGACGAAACACCCGGTGAGATCAGTGGACTGTTGTGCTCCACCAATAACCGTGAGTTCGTGGTGTGA